The DNA sequence CCGGCGGGTACCCGGCCGTAGGTGATCTCGTCTTTCTCGCGGTCGTAGATGCGGGTGCTCTGACCGATGTAAACCCCCATCGAGATCACCGCGCCTTCTTCGACGATCACACCCTCGACGATTTCCGAGCGCGCGCCGATGAAGCAGTTGTCCTCGATGATCGTCGGCGCCGCCTGCAGGGGCTCCAGCACGCCGCCGATGCCGACGCCGCCCGACAGGTGCACGTTCTTGCCGATCTGGGCGCAGGAACCGACCGTCGCCCAGGTGTCGACCATCGTGCCTTCATCCACATAGGCGCCAATGTTCACGTAGGATGGCATGAGCACGACGTTCGGCGCGATGTACGCGCCCTTGCGTGCGGTCGCCGGCGGAACCACGCGCACGCCGCCGGAGCGGAAATCCCGGCTGCTGGTGTCGGCGTATTTCGACGGCACCTTGTCGTAGTAGTTGGTGAAGCCACCCTTGATGAACTGGTTCTCCTCGATCCGGAACGACAGCAGCACCGCCTTCTTCAGCCACTCGTGCACGGTCCATTGGCCGTCCTGCTTCTGTGCGACGCGCAGCACACCACGGTCGAGCTGGTCGATAGTCTCGCGCACCGCGTCCTTGACGGTGGTCTCAACGTTGCGCGGGGTGATCTCGGCCCGGCGCTCGAAGGCGCTCTCGATGATGTTCTTCAATTCAGACATTTGCGATATTTTCCTTCAGTGAATAGCGACAATGTGGGCGTGGGGACCGACGCCCCGGCGTGCCGGAACACGGCGGCTTTCGAATCGCGCCAAGGGTACCGCGAAATCGCCGCCGGCGGCCCGTTTTCCAGCCTCCGGCCGTGGGGGGCGAAGGCGCCGGTGGCGGGATTCGGCGGATTTCAAGTCCGCTCCAGCAGTTCGCGGATACGCCCGGCGGCTTCGATGCAGGCTTCCGGTTCCGCGACCAATGCCATGCGCACATGCCCCGCACCGGGATCGCCGTCCGCCCCCGGGCGGGACAGATACCGGCCGGGCAGCACGGTGACATTCGCATCGCGTTGCAGCTGCCGCGCGAAGGCCTCGTCGTCGCCGCCGGGCACGCGTGGCCACAAGTAGAAGCCTGCGTCAGGCATCGACACCTCCAGCACC is a window from the Thioalkalivibrio paradoxus ARh 1 genome containing:
- the dapD gene encoding 2,3,4,5-tetrahydropyridine-2,6-dicarboxylate N-succinyltransferase, coding for MSELKNIIESAFERRAEITPRNVETTVKDAVRETIDQLDRGVLRVAQKQDGQWTVHEWLKKAVLLSFRIEENQFIKGGFTNYYDKVPSKYADTSSRDFRSGGVRVVPPATARKGAYIAPNVVLMPSYVNIGAYVDEGTMVDTWATVGSCAQIGKNVHLSGGVGIGGVLEPLQAAPTIIEDNCFIGARSEIVEGVIVEEGAVISMGVYIGQSTRIYDREKDEITYGRVPAGAVVVSGNLPSKDGKYSLYCAVIVKRVDEKTKAKVGLNALLRDVQG